The proteins below are encoded in one region of Bosea sp. BIWAKO-01:
- a CDS encoding YdcF family protein — protein sequence MSPTATSRRSSAGVWAWRLTLAVAALLAIALACGYAGFIARIEQREPTVAPRTDAIVVVTGGAQRVGDAIGLLGAERGSRLLISGVNERTGREELAKLNPSARELLGCCVDLDYRARNTIGNAIEARRWVRRHDFKSLLLVTSNYHMPRALAEFSHAMPGVRVVPHPVVTEHIDASSWWNEWRVAKVLVPEYVKYLVARLRSMLEDDPETSRLSVIIGGRKPVSSKPASVLGPENEKRTRLGAEERGA from the coding sequence ATGTCGCCGACCGCGACGAGCAGGAGGAGCTCCGCAGGAGTCTGGGCATGGCGCCTGACCCTGGCCGTTGCTGCCCTGCTCGCGATCGCGCTCGCCTGCGGTTATGCCGGTTTCATTGCCAGGATCGAACAGCGCGAGCCGACGGTCGCGCCGCGTACGGATGCGATCGTCGTCGTGACCGGAGGGGCCCAGCGCGTCGGCGATGCCATCGGCCTGCTCGGGGCCGAGCGTGGGTCTCGCCTGCTGATCAGCGGTGTCAACGAGCGCACCGGCCGCGAGGAACTTGCAAAGCTCAACCCCTCCGCGCGCGAGCTGCTCGGCTGCTGCGTCGATCTCGACTATCGCGCCCGCAACACCATCGGCAATGCCATCGAGGCACGTCGCTGGGTCCGCCGTCACGACTTCAAGTCGCTGCTGCTGGTGACCTCCAATTATCATATGCCGCGGGCGCTGGCCGAGTTCAGCCATGCCATGCCAGGCGTTCGCGTCGTGCCGCATCCGGTGGTGACCGAGCATATCGATGCATCGAGCTGGTGGAACGAATGGCGCGTCGCCAAGGTGCTCGTCCCGGAATATGTGAAATACCTGGTGGCGCGGCTGCGCAGCATGCTGGAGGACGATCCGGAAACGTCGCGCCTGTCGGTGATCATCGGCGGGCGAAAGCCGGTCTCATCCAAGCCTGCCAGCGTGCTCGGCCCCGAGAACGAAAAGCGCACGCGCCTGGGGGCGGAAGAGCGCGGCGCTTGA
- a CDS encoding ABC transporter permease gives MSTADFEQDGEPRERALPLNLRRDQPLVPVDSAAGRALVAVIAILTFLAALSAGAALLAAHASEQWRGAVANEMTIQIRPDTRRNIESDVARAVEMARAVAGVDEVRAVPKAESDKLLEPWLGAGLDLVELPVPRLIVLKLRSGNSAEIAAFKETLRRDIPTASLDDHRLWLRRLSTMANTIILAGVVVVLLVLTAAALAVAFATRGAMAGSRDSVEVLHLVGADDDFIAREFQARFVRLGLKGGAAGGLAAIVAIAILGWLASSWSSSPGSEQIQAMFGAFEIGWSGYAAVLLVAMVVAAISGLVSRFTVRHYLRVLG, from the coding sequence ATGTCGACAGCTGACTTCGAGCAGGATGGGGAACCGCGTGAACGCGCGCTCCCGCTCAATCTCCGACGGGACCAGCCGCTGGTCCCGGTTGATTCGGCTGCCGGCCGGGCGCTGGTCGCGGTGATCGCGATCCTGACCTTTCTCGCGGCCCTCAGTGCCGGCGCGGCGCTACTTGCCGCGCACGCCTCGGAGCAGTGGCGCGGTGCCGTCGCCAATGAGATGACGATCCAGATCCGGCCGGACACGCGTCGCAACATCGAGAGCGACGTCGCGCGCGCGGTCGAAATGGCACGTGCCGTGGCCGGCGTCGACGAGGTGCGCGCCGTACCGAAGGCGGAATCGGACAAGCTGCTCGAGCCCTGGCTGGGCGCGGGGCTCGATCTCGTCGAACTGCCGGTGCCGAGGCTGATCGTGTTGAAGCTGCGCAGCGGCAATTCGGCAGAAATCGCGGCTTTCAAGGAAACGCTGCGGCGCGACATCCCGACAGCGAGCCTGGACGATCACCGCCTCTGGCTGCGCCGCCTCTCGACCATGGCCAACACCATCATCCTTGCCGGTGTCGTCGTCGTGCTGCTGGTCCTGACCGCCGCGGCGCTGGCCGTGGCCTTTGCGACTCGCGGAGCGATGGCCGGCAGCCGCGACAGCGTCGAGGTCTTGCATCTTGTCGGAGCTGATGATGACTTCATCGCGCGGGAATTCCAGGCGCGGTTCGTCAGGCTCGGGCTCAAGGGGGGGGCGGCTGGAGGGCTTGCTGCAATCGTGGCCATCGCCATTCTGGGTTGGCTCGCTTCCAGCTGGAGCTCGTCGCCGGGGTCAGAGCAGATTCAGGCCATGTTCGGTGCTTTCGAGATCGGCTGGTCGGGTTATGCCGCTGTGCTTCTGGTGGCGATGGTGGTGGCGGCGATATCCGGTCTCGTTTCGCGGTTTACCGTGCGCCATTATTTGCGGGTGCTGGGGTAG